The following DNA comes from Mucilaginibacter jinjuensis.
CTGCCCAAATTAATATAAGAACCACTGATACCCACCACGCCCGGTTCGCCGGCCATCTGGTTACGGAACAACTGTACGGCCTGCAAACCATTGATACTATTACCAATCGGGATACTGATTACCTCGTTTTTATTATAGCCCAGTGGCTTGGTTTGCAGATAGCTGATCTGCTGCCAGATAATAAGGGTACAAATAGTGAGGATAGTAGCCAGCGAGAATTGTACCACCAGTAATATGTTACGCACCTTGCCGGGCTTTTGCGTATTTACAGATCCTTTTAAAACCTGGGTAGTTTTATAGCGCAGCATCAATAAAGCAGGATAAAAACCAGCTGCAATGGTAATAAAAAAGAACAGACCAATAATTGTAAACAGTTGCAGCGGCTGTAAAAGCATATTAAGCTTTATCCCACTCTGAAAAGCTGCTTTAAAGCCAGGCATCACCAGTGCAGCAAGGCTAATACCTGCAACCAAAGCAATCAGGCATATCATTACGGTTTCTGTCCAAAACTGGGTTAGCAATTGCCACTTACCTGCCCCTAAAGTTTTGCGCACCCCAATTTCGCGGGCACGGGTAAATGAGCGGGCTACCGATAGGTTAACAAAGTTGATGCAGGCAATGATCAATATAAATATGGCAATAACCAATAAGGCACCCACATAAGTTTTGCTGATTGGCGAACCGTAAACAGCGCCCATATCGGTATTAAAGTGATTGTCTTTAAATGGAAAAATGCCCAATGATTCGCGCTCGCCATCTGTCAGTGGTTTGGCGCCGTCACGCTTTAAATCATCCAGATCTTGTTTCAGGTATTTCTTTACAAATGGTTTTAAACCCTGCTCAAACCTGGCAGGGTTGGCATTGGCGTTTAACTGTACGTATACAATATGCGTGCGCGAATCCCAGACTTTTAACAGCTCTTTGTAGCTACCAGAATTTTCGAAACGGACCGTAAGATCAGACCCAAGGCTCGAGTTAGCCGGATAATTATCCGTCAAACCACTTACGATAAAACTCCGCGGCTGATCGTCGTATTTTACAACGATGGTTTTACCAATCGGGTCGGCATCGCCAAAAATAGCTTTGGCCGAAGCTTTGGTTAATACCACATCATTTAAACCGGTTAATGCTGTTTTATTTCCTTTGATGATCGGAAATGAGAAAATGTTAAAGTAATCGGCATCAACAAAATTAACCTCTTGTTGTATTTGCTTATCACCATAAGTTACAGTTGCCGGCGGGCCGCCTGTTACACGGGTAATGTATTTCACATCGGGATAATCTGCCTTTAAGGTTGGAGCTAACGGTACAGGCATTGAACCTGTTTTTTGTGGTGCGCCCGGTCTGCTTATGGTAAAATATACCTGGTAAATATTGTCGATATTTTTATGAAAGTTATCGTACGATGATTCGAAAAACACAGTCAGCAATAACAATGTTGAGCTCGCAATAGCTACCGAAAGCCCAACAATATTCATGCTGTTGAATACGCGGCCTTTCCACAAATTACGCCAGGCAGTTTTAATGTAATTTTTAAACATAATGCTGTATTATTTAACCCCCAGTGAGTCGGTAACGTGTTTAATGATAGAATCTCTTTGCATTTTGCTCATTCCTTTTATATCATAGGTACGTTCAAATTTAATGGGCTGGCTTTTGTTCTTTATTCCTTCAATAGCGATATGCAATGTTTTGCCATCATCATCTATCGATTTATGGTAAACTGCAACTACATCCTTATGTGTAGTTTGTGCCGTAGCAGCTAATGCTATCCCTAAAATGCAGATCGTAAATATGTTTTGGAGTGTTTTCATGTAGCAATAATTTGTTTTATCGTACACTATAGTTACAATTCCATACCAAACAATCAAATTATTGATTATCAAATATTTATATTCAATAAATAATTAAATGGTGTACGATTGTGTAACACGATGCGTACGGTTTTGATACACTATGTAAGTGATTGATTCCGAACAATAAAGCAAAAAAAAGAGCGGCACATTTGTACCGCTCCATTATATTAAATAAGTTGATTGCTTATATAAACTGCACTTTAACTTCGCCAGATGCGGCATGCACTTCAACCGGTACTCCTCCACCAAATACAGCTCCCGATAACTTTTTACCATCATTAGTGCCTGAGAATTTTTTAGGCATATCACCGCTAATAGATTTTCCTTCACAATTGAGGTTAAAACCATCTTTTGATGTCAGGATAATATTGGCATCCCCTTCGGTAGCATTGAGCTTAATGGATTTACAGGCTTTAGATAATTCGGCATTAATAGTGCCCGATACCGTAGTTGCTGTTAAATGGCACGACATCCGTTTCAGGGTTATATCACCTGCTGTGGTTTGGGTATTAAAAGTACCGTCAATCTCGTCCGACAGGATATTACCGGCCAGTGTTTCGGCATCAATAGTACCTTTCAAACGGCTCAGGTTAATACCACCCTCATCTGTTTTGAGTTTAACCTTGCCCTGGCAATTCATGGCAACTATATCACCGCTTTTGGTTGACAGATCAATGTCAGAACCGGCATTAGAAACGTTAATATCACCACTTTCAGTATGACCTTTAATTACCCCTGTTATCTTTTCCAGGTTTACAGACCCACTGGTGTTAAAAGTTTGGTTGCCATCTAAATTCACCAGGCTTACACTGCCTGTTTTTGAAGTGAGGTTACAAACAACATTACGGGGAACAAATATTTTAAAAGAAATACTTACAGCTTTTTTCCAGTTGCTATCACCGTATTTACAGGTTGCAGATACCATTAACTGATGATCGCGTACTACCATATCAATGGCATAATCCTGCTCTACAAAACGTCTCAGTTCGGCTTTTGATGAAGTGGCCTCATTAATGGCATCAACGTATACCTCTATACTGGGTTGGTCACTGGTGCCTATTACAGCAATATTACCGGCCAAAGTTTTAACACTAACACTACGTATAGGGTCTTTAATTTGCTTTTGTATAAGCGGCTCGTTAGTCCAGTTTACCTGGGCGAAAGTGATACTGTATACAAATATCAGGACCAGTGTTATGAGGGGCGTTTTCATGTGACTGTGGGCTTAGCCAAATATCCGATATTTTTTCGGTTATTTCACACACATCTTTTAGGAATATGTTTCATTTCTAAAAAATAAATAACTGATTTACATTAATTTACAGTTACTCGCTGCGTAAACTTTTAACTGGTGTGCTAACTGCTGCCTTTATAGATTGGAAACTTACCGTTACAAAAGCAATAATAATGGTTACCAAACCAGCCAGTACAAACAGGTACCATTGGATAGCTATCCGGTAGGCAAAATCCTGCAACCACCTGTGCATAGCATACCAGGCAATGGGCGAAGCTATGACAATGGCTACCAAAACCAGTTTCATAAAGTTTTTAGAAAGCATTAAGGTGATGCTGCTTACAGATGCCCCCAATACCTTACGGATGCCTATTTCTTTAGTGCGGTTAAGTACTGAGTATGCCGTAAGCGCGAACAGACCTAAACAACCTAATAAAACGGCCAGTATTGCAAAGGTTTTAAATATGGCGGCAGTACGTTGTTCTGATACGTAAATGGCATTATAGTCATCATCAAGAAAATGATAAGAGAACGGATAATTGGCAACCTCATGTTTCCAGATCGCCTCCAGATCATGCAATACTTGCGGGGCGTTTTTATCGGCCACTTTTAAGAAAAGCGCATTGGTATTATTGTTATCCAAAAAGATAATCAACGGCGTTATCGGGTCGTGCAGCGATCTGAAATTGAAATCTTTTACCACGGCTTTTACTACTCCATCATTCCCTCTGTTAATGGTTTTGCCAATGGCTTCTTCCGGCGTCCAGCCCAATGCCTTAGCGGTCGATTCATTGATAATGAATGAATACTTGAAGTTTTTACCATTATTGGTAGTATCCATTTGCAGTACATCTGCATGGGTATAATTAGTGCCTGCTAAAATTTTCAGCTTAAACATCGACACAAAATTTTCATCGGCAGGTATGGCATTCACCATTACCTTTTTGCCATCGTGAGTGGTAATACCATCGCCCCAGCCCACATTAACCGGCGATGAATTAGCCACGCTAATCCCTTCAACATTAGGCACGGCGGCCATTTGTGTTTTAAGGGTATTAACAACCGGATATAAATTATAATCGAGCGGCAAAACAATCACGTTATTGCGGTTATAGCCCACATCTTTAGTCTGGATGTAATTAAGCTGGCGAATAATAATTGTGGTAGATATAATAAGGAAGAAGGAAATTACAAACTGAAACACAATAAGCGATTGGCGCAACGATGTATTACCCGTAAATGCAAAACCCGATTTTAAAAGCTTGATAAGTTTAACGTTCGATAACAACAGCGATGGGTAGGCACCAGCAACAAAGCTGATTACAATGCTCAATATCATTAATAAAACTAATACAATGGGATTCAGCAAATCTTCAGTAGTGAAGTTCTTTCCAGCCATTGCATTAAACTGAGGTAGCAAAGTGTAAGCTACCAATATAGCCAGCACGGTAGCGAGAGTGGTAAAGAATACAGACTCGCCAATAAACTGCCTGAACAGTTGCAGGGTACTTGCCCCTAACACTTTACGGATGCTGATTTCGGCACTCCGTCCTGCCGATTGCGCTACTGCCAGGTTGGTATAGTTAACCGCTGCAATAATTAAAATAAGCAGCGCAATACTGAACAGGATGTAGATATAAGTGAGACTTCCATTTAACTCAAGGCCGCTAAGCTGCGAGTGCAGGTGAACACTTTTTAGCGGTTCGAGATTTAAGGTTAAATATTCCTGGCCAGTCATTTTAAGCTCGCCGGCGCTTACCTGCTGCATATAAGCGCTAATTTGTTTTTGCAGCGGCTGGATATTGTTGCCATTTTTCAGCAACAGATAGGTAACATAATTAGCCGAAAACCATTCTTCATTTTTGGCAGCTGAAAGTACATCGAAGGGCACCACAAAATCAAAATGAATCTGTGAGTTGGGTGCGATGTTTGCGGCAATGCCACTTACCACATAGTCTTTCTTACCCAATTTAAGGGTTTTGCCCATCGGGTCTGCATCGCCAAAATACTTTTTAGCCATTGCCGATGTAAGCACGATATGATCTGGTGCAGATAATGCTTGTGCAGCGCTTCCTTCTAACAGGTGAAAAGAGAATACTTTGAAGAAAGGCTGATCGGCATAAAGGATATTATCTTCGTGGAAAAACTTACCATCCTTATTAAAAACACCATCGTATCTGATAGTCCGCACGTAATCTTCTACTTCCGGGAACATTCTTTTTAATTGCGGGCCATCTTTACTACCTGTAACTGCTGTTTTGCTTGTACTGCCGTGGTTATATTCCATAGTAACCCGCGCAATACGGTTGGCATTCTGATGGAAATTATCGTAAGTTAATTCATTATATAAATACAAACCAATTAACAAGCAACTGGCCAACCCTGCCGTTAAACCCAATATATTCACAAACGAATACAGCCTGTTCTTTTTAAGCTTACGCCATGCTATTTTAAAGTAGTTCTTTATCATTTCTGTTGTCAGTTATCAGTTGTCGGTTGTCAGTCTTTGCACACGTGAACCACATTTATTATCAACATTTTATTTTTAGCTCTTTATCTAATCAACTATTATGGGGTTACAACTCACTCATTCACCACTCACTCCCTCTCAACTAAATTCACTCGCTTCTCAAACTTTTTATCGGGTTCGTCAATGCTGCTTTAATGGCCTGGAAGCTGATGGTAAGCATCGCGATCAATACCGAAATACCAGCCGCCAGTATAAATACCAGCCAGTTGATGGCAACGCGGTAAGCAAAGTTTTGCAGCCAGCTGTGCATGGCAAACCAGGCTATCGGGAAGGCCACAAGGCTTGCAAACAGGATCAATTTCAGGAAATCAACCGAGAGCATGCTTACAATACCACTGATAGATGCACCCAATACTTTGCGGATGCCAATTTCCCTGATGCGTTGTTGGGTAGCATAAGCTGCTAAACCCATTAAACCGATACAGGCAATAAAGATGGCCAACACGGTAAACACGCTGAATACCTTTTGTGCAGTTTGCTCGGCATGATATTGTTCGGCAACGGTTTGGTCGAGGAAGTTGTAATGGTAGGGGTGATCTTTAACGAAACTATCCCAGGTATGCTGGATACTGTTTAGGGTGCTCTGAAAATGATCTGATTTTACCTTTACCCCTATCTCCCCAAACACCGTATTATTACGCTGGCCGCTGTTGAATATCAGTGGTGT
Coding sequences within:
- a CDS encoding DUF4097 family beta strand repeat-containing protein, whose product is MKTPLITLVLIFVYSITFAQVNWTNEPLIQKQIKDPIRSVSVKTLAGNIAVIGTSDQPSIEVYVDAINEATSSKAELRRFVEQDYAIDMVVRDHQLMVSATCKYGDSNWKKAVSISFKIFVPRNVVCNLTSKTGSVSLVNLDGNQTFNTSGSVNLEKITGVIKGHTESGDINVSNAGSDIDLSTKSGDIVAMNCQGKVKLKTDEGGINLSRLKGTIDAETLAGNILSDEIDGTFNTQTTAGDITLKRMSCHLTATTVSGTINAELSKACKSIKLNATEGDANIILTSKDGFNLNCEGKSISGDMPKKFSGTNDGKKLSGAVFGGGVPVEVHAASGEVKVQFI
- a CDS encoding ABC transporter permease translates to MFKNYIKTAWRNLWKGRVFNSMNIVGLSVAIASSTLLLLTVFFESSYDNFHKNIDNIYQVYFTISRPGAPQKTGSMPVPLAPTLKADYPDVKYITRVTGGPPATVTYGDKQIQQEVNFVDADYFNIFSFPIIKGNKTALTGLNDVVLTKASAKAIFGDADPIGKTIVVKYDDQPRSFIVSGLTDNYPANSSLGSDLTVRFENSGSYKELLKVWDSRTHIVYVQLNANANPARFEQGLKPFVKKYLKQDLDDLKRDGAKPLTDGERESLGIFPFKDNHFNTDMGAVYGSPISKTYVGALLVIAIFILIIACINFVNLSVARSFTRAREIGVRKTLGAGKWQLLTQFWTETVMICLIALVAGISLAALVMPGFKAAFQSGIKLNMLLQPLQLFTIIGLFFFITIAAGFYPALLMLRYKTTQVLKGSVNTQKPGKVRNILLVVQFSLATILTICTLIIWQQISYLQTKPLGYNKNEVISIPIGNSINGLQAVQLFRNQMAGEPGVVGISGSYINLGRGKDGSSSNSVRGFNYKGHEIRTHEQTVDFDFLKTLDIKLAAGRDFSRDYAADSNNVVINEKMAALVGKGNVVGTYLPMRDGEPPMQIIGVFKDYNFQSLHEEVEPLTLTMKKDFPISYIFVRLKSNNLLNDFDRVKAKWHAAFPNIEFTGSWLTENTEKQYRAEKRLSTIFISAAIIAIIISCIGLLAISIMVIVQRTKEIGIRKVLGSSVSSIVILLSREFAKLVLVAAVIAFPVAWWVMHKWLEGFAYRITIQWWIFALSALIALTIALLTISIQAVRAALANPVKSLKSE
- a CDS encoding ABC transporter permease produces the protein MIKNYFKIAWRKLKKNRLYSFVNILGLTAGLASCLLIGLYLYNELTYDNFHQNANRIARVTMEYNHGSTSKTAVTGSKDGPQLKRMFPEVEDYVRTIRYDGVFNKDGKFFHEDNILYADQPFFKVFSFHLLEGSAAQALSAPDHIVLTSAMAKKYFGDADPMGKTLKLGKKDYVVSGIAANIAPNSQIHFDFVVPFDVLSAAKNEEWFSANYVTYLLLKNGNNIQPLQKQISAYMQQVSAGELKMTGQEYLTLNLEPLKSVHLHSQLSGLELNGSLTYIYILFSIALLILIIAAVNYTNLAVAQSAGRSAEISIRKVLGASTLQLFRQFIGESVFFTTLATVLAILVAYTLLPQFNAMAGKNFTTEDLLNPIVLVLLMILSIVISFVAGAYPSLLLSNVKLIKLLKSGFAFTGNTSLRQSLIVFQFVISFFLIISTTIIIRQLNYIQTKDVGYNRNNVIVLPLDYNLYPVVNTLKTQMAAVPNVEGISVANSSPVNVGWGDGITTHDGKKVMVNAIPADENFVSMFKLKILAGTNYTHADVLQMDTTNNGKNFKYSFIINESTAKALGWTPEEAIGKTINRGNDGVVKAVVKDFNFRSLHDPITPLIIFLDNNNTNALFLKVADKNAPQVLHDLEAIWKHEVANYPFSYHFLDDDYNAIYVSEQRTAAIFKTFAILAVLLGCLGLFALTAYSVLNRTKEIGIRKVLGASVSSITLMLSKNFMKLVLVAIVIASPIAWYAMHRWLQDFAYRIAIQWYLFVLAGLVTIIIAFVTVSFQSIKAAVSTPVKSLRSE